From the Flavobacteriales bacterium genome, the window TGATATGGAACAATGTCACTTTACGATAGTAAACAATTAGAGCGAGAGAGAATATTTACCCCCTCCAAACAGGGTTAATACAAACTCATGTTAAAAGCCTCACTTATGTGAGGCTTTTTTTGTGTAGTGTATTTTGGCACACAGTTTAAGCACAACAGACAATGTGCCGTCAACCTTGAAGATACCGTCCCAAAAAGTGTGTCTGTAAAAGAATCAATCATCTCAACTAACATCCTGCTTGTAGACGACAGCGAAACCAACGTTATGTTGGCAAAGATGATGTTGACTACATTAAACTGTCACATTGAATGCGCTTCAGATGGCGAAGAGGCAATTCATTTATATGAAGACGATACCTTCGGCATTATTATAATGGACATTCAGATGCCTGTAATGGATGATGTAACCACTTATATAAATCTAAAAGGATTGAATGCAAAGCTCCCTCCTGTTGTCGCTCTCACCCATTTTCATCGAATGACAAAATATAACAACCTAATCGAAATTGGATTTAGCGCTGTTTATGAAAAACCCATTACAATAGAATTATGTAAGACTATTATTTCGGAATGGAAATCAAATACGATGGAACAAACTTCGATTTAAAGCCAAACAGACTCTTTCAACTAAGTATTAATACACATACAGAACACCAAATAATACCACTAACTGTAAGTCTTCAAACTAAAGTGAACTTTTCCTTAGTGAGTATTTCATGATAATTCAAAATTACATTTTTTTCTAAGTTTCTGTCTCTTCTTTCATTTTCAATTGTTTGTATTCTAGCCTTCTATTGTGCAGGGTAATCCGCTTTATTCTCTCTCTCTCCTTCAAGATTGCATCACCCCGACCATAAGTAGACATCAGCCGGAGTTAGGTTATTTATCGATTCATGGTAACGCTCATTATTATAGCGATACACGAACTTTTCAAGCGCACCTTCAAGCTCCTCTGGTCGGTAATAATTATCCAGTTTCACCACATTTTTCATCGTTCGATGGTAGCGCTCAATCTTGCCTTGTGTTTGCGGGTGCATTGGCCTGCCGTGTACTTGAGTCATATTATGGTGATCGGTTAAATACTCCTTTAGCTCAGAGGCGATGTAGCAAGACCCGTTGTCTGAGAGCAGCTTTGGGCGTTGCTTGGTAATCAGTTTCGCCTTGTTAACCGCTCTGTCAATAGTTCGTTTTTACATCTTCTGCCTTCATCCCCGCGCAGAGTTCCCAGTGAACGATATATCTGCTGTAATTATCTAACACAGTGCTTAGGTAATACCATCCCCAGCCAATAATCTTGAAAATAGGTAAAGTCTGTCTGCCACATTTTATGAACGAACTTGGTCTTATCTGTGAACTCGTTTCCAGCTGTCAAAAACATGTGGGCAAGGGACGTAATTAAGCCCCTGGCCTTTAATATACTGTACACGCTGGACTCAGAGACAAAGATCTGCTGTTCTATCGGTTGATGGTAGACAAGCTCCCTATAAGACAATCCAGGACGCTCTAAGGCAATCTTCAACAATCAGATTATTTTGTTCATCTGGGATGCTGTTCCATTGCCTTCTGCAAGATCGTTTGCGAGGTTCCAATCCCTCTACTCCATTTTCGGAGTACGCCTTGTGCCATTTGTAAAAAGAGCTTTTGTTTAAGTCTATTTCACGCAAAGTATAGTTGACTCCCAGATCAGATTCAACAACCATCTTGATGAGCTCCTGTTTTTCGGATACGGTAAAACGCATATACTTCTTGAATTTCCCTCTTAATCCAAAATGTCCGATGTTTTTTTATCATATCGTAGCGCAGTACCAAGTCAGCAATAGCCTCCTTTAAACGAAGGTTCTCATTACGCAGGGCGGTTACTTCACCGGAGGTAGCCTCTCGTGTTGTATCGCCAGCTAAGCGCTTCTTTCCCGCTTCGAGAAACTCTTTGTTCCATTACTATCTGGATCTTCTGTTCAGAACTGAAAACACGCCTTGTTTTTCTGCGTACTTCTTTGATGAAATTTTAGGTTGTTTGTTTTTTCTTCTTATTTGTTTCCATAACTGATTAAATTTAAATATTAATGCTTGGAAACACTCACTTAATTTAGACCTAGAAGCGGTCCACTTTATGCTAACGATTTACAGAAATAAGTGAATATGCTATTTAGAGAGAGTTTAATACAGAAGGTTCAACCACTAATAATTTCGCATTAAAGACTAAACAGCTTTAAAGGCATTATTAAGTGCTGGTTTAATAGGAACGAGTTCTGGATGAAAAAGATGAGATAAAATTTCAATTCCATCTATTAATAAAGAACTTGGTTGAGTAAAGTATTTTGAGTCTGCAACATATACTTCTCCATTATTGACCGCTTTGAGATTTCCCCAATTAGGGTTATTCTTTAATACAACTAATCCTTCAAAGGCTCTTTCTGTATCAAAACCACACGGAGCAAAAACCAAAACCTCCGGATCATATTCAAAAATTGATTCAAGAGATATTTCTATTGAAGGTAAATTTGTGTTTGCCAGATCGTCTAAACCATTTGCTTCTCTAATTTGATCTGGAATCCAATGTCCTGCATTAAAAATCGGATCAGCCCATTCTAAAAAGGCCACCTTTCTAATTGGAGCATTCGCTAATCTCGATCTGTTTTTCTTAAGTCGCTCACTAATATCTAATCGTAACGCCTCCCCTTTTTCAGGAACTCCTAATTCATAAGCAACTAATTCAATATCATTAAGTACATCATAGAAAGATTTTGGATTAAGCGAAACAATCTTAGGTTGATTCGCTAAACCAGCCAATCCCTTTGTTACAGCAACGCTATCAATCTGACAAACGTCACATAGATCTTGCGTAAATACGACATCGGGTCCTAACTCTTCGAACAGCGCAATCTCTATTTCATTTAAACTATTGCTACCATGATGCGCTTCTTTAACGATCTGGTCAATTTCTTTACTAGATAATCTATGGCTATCAATTAGAGATATTAAAACAACTGGCTTATCTGAATCACATTCAAATGTTACTCCCAATAAATTGTCATCAAGTCCTAAGTCTTTAATGATTTTAGTGGCTGCTGGTAAAAAGGAACATGCTTTAAGCATAAATAAGAAATGTTAAGTTGTTAATTATAAGCTTATTAAATATAGAATTATTAATTCTTAAATCATCATTCTCTTATTCGTAAATTCGCACCTTTATCAACAAGAAATTAAGAAGTTATGAACTCGAAAGAGTTACTTTCAGAAATCAAAAAAAGAAGAACCTTCGGGATCATTAGTCACCCAGATGCTGGCAAGACTACGCTGACCGAGAAACTACTTCTTTATGGTGGAGCTATTCAAACAGCAGGAGCAGTTAAGTCAAATAAGATTACAAAAACGGCTGCTTCCGATTTCATGGAAATTGAAAGACAAAGAGGTATTTCTGTCGCTACGTCAGTGATGGCATTTGAATACAAAAATGTATTAATTAACTTATTAGATACTCCTGGCCATAAGGATTTTGCAGAAGATACTTACCGAACACTAACTGCAGTTGATTCAGTTATACTAGTAATTGATTGTGTTAAAGGTGTTGAGCAACAAACCGAGCGATTAATGGAAGTATGCAGAATGCGTGATACTCCAGTAATTGTATTTGTAAATAAAATGGATTTAGAAGGAAGAGATCCTTTTGAATACTTGATGAACTTGAGGATAAATTAAAGATTAATGTTAGGCCATTAAGCTGGCCCATTAACATTGGACGAAATTTCAAGGGAGTTTATAAGCTTTATGACCACTCTCTAAACTTATTCAATCCTAATAAAACTGAAATTGAAACAGAGGTTATTGAAATTAAAGAGTTAACAGACCCACTACTAGACACCACTATAGGGGATATAGACGCCAACCAGTTAAGAGAAGATATTGAACTCATTGATGGTGTTTACGAGCCTTTTTCGGAAGAGCTATACAAGGATGGACTTCTTGCACCAGTCTTTTTCGGGAGTGCTTCAAATAACTTTGGCATAGAAGAAATGTTAGATACCTTCTTAGATATCGCTCCTTTTCCAGCCAGTAGATATACCGACAAAAGAGAAGTTGTTCCTACTGAGGAGAAATTCTCAGGATTTGTATTTAAAATACATGCTAATGTTGACCCTAAACATAGAGACAGAATAGCGTTTTTAAGAGTTTGTTCTGGAATGTTTGAACGTAACAAATTCTTTCATCATGTTAGAAACGACAAAAAAATCAAATTTTCCAGTCCTGTGAATTTTGTTGGTCAGCGTAAGAGTATTATCGATAATGCCTTTCCTGGTGATGTAATTGGCTTATACGACACTGGAACCTTTAAAATTGGAGATACACTTACAGAAGGTGAAAACATGATGTTCAAAGGTATTCCTAGCTTCTCACCAGAGACTTTCAGAGAGCTTGTTAATATGGATCCAATGAAGGCAAAACAACTAGACAAAGGAATTAGACAATTAACAGAGGAAGGCGTTGCTCAACTATTCATTCATGAAATGGGCCAAAAGAAAGTAATTGGAACTGTTGGGGATCTACAGTTTGAAGTTATCCAACATCGCTTACAACACGAATATGGTGCATCATGTCGGTTTACTTCTTTAAATTTTCATAAAGCGTGCTGGGTAACATCTAGCGACAAAGCTCAATTAAAGAAGTTCGAACAAACAAAATCAAACGTTCTTTATAGGGATCGGAATAAGAATTTGGTCTTCTTGGCCGATTCTGCCTGGATACTTCAAACCACCCAGGAAAAATTCGACAAACTGGACTTTCACTTTACTTCTGAATTCGATAAAAAATAACAACACAAGGTTCATTATGTTATACGAAATTAAATAAACTTAACATTTAACAACAGTTACTATCCTTTTTACCATAACAACCACAGTTACATTCTGGACCACAATTACATTCTCCAGGAGGGCAGCCACAAGTACACCATCCCATTCCTTTGTTAAATTTTTCTCGATCTTCCTCACTCATATCCGCCATTTTTTCTTTGAGCTTTGATTTCCACTTATGTCTTCCCCACGATCTTCCATCTCCACATTTAGTAGAACATCCTTTTCCCCCACCGAAACTTCCAAAAAGCATTTTACAAAGAACGAGTAATCCTAAAGCCTGTGCATAACCAACTGTATTCAATCCGAATAACTCAGGCATTAACCAATTCCAAAGCAACATTACGAGGTAACCAAATCCAAACACCCCTAAAACAGCTAGAATGCACCAACCAATACATTTACTCATCCAATACTTCATAAACTTCTTCTTAATTATTAATTAACTCATTATAAATACCTTGCAACCGCTTTCTTAAAAACAAAACGGCATACCTTTTTCTTGATATTAGTGTATTAACAGCTTCACCAGTAATATCAGCTATCTGATTAAAGCTCAATCCATCTAGTTCATGCATTTCAAAAACCTCGCTTTGCTCTATTGGAAGCTCTGCCAAAGCCTCTTTAATCTGCTCCATAATCACTTTATGTGCAAATTGTCCATCTGGACTTTCATCGTTAGAAGGCAACCAATCCGAAACATTTAGGGAAACTCCATCTTTATCATTCCTAGAAACAATACTTTCTAAAGATTCCGTTTTCTTTTTTCTAAAAAGATCAATAATCTTGTTTCTAGCTACACGGAACATCCATGAAGAAATCTGATCTATAGGTTCATTTAACTGAACCGTTTTAACCAACTGGTAAAAGACATCCTGAAGAATATCTTCAGCTTCAATTTGATTTCCAACCCTGCTCTTGATGAAGTTAAGCAAGCGCTTCTCCTCCTTCTTCACAACGGTTTGAATCTCTCTTTCCTGATCCGCTGGCATGCTAAATATTTGTAATGCTGTTTCCATCTACAATGATGACGGATAACAAATAGTAATATTTTACTGTTTTATAATATCTTCAAATGTAAATCATAAACCATTCAATTTTAAGCCATTAGTAATTATTAATTTTCAACTTAATGAGTTACCAAAAAGCGTTGAAAACTGGTTATACAAGGAATAACATTCATTATCTTCGTAGCCTAATACATTAATAATACACCATGTCTACAATAGATTTAGTTGCTCAAGATAAAAGGACTGCCTACCAAAAATCTGCAAAAATGTTGCTTTGGGTAGGCATGGGAAGTATGTCAATGGCTTTCGCTGGCCTTACAAGTGCGTATATTGTAAGTAGCGGGGAACCGAGTTGGATCGTGACTGCTATACCACCAGCTTTTACGACGAGTACAATTATTATTTTATTAAGCAGTATAAGTATGTGGTACACGCAAAAATCTGCAAGAAAAGATGATCTAAAGGGCATTAAACTAGCTATAACAACAACTTTTCTTTTAGGATTGGCTTTTATCTACACACAAATACAAGGATATAGTCAGCTAATTGATAATGGCGTTTTTTTCGGAGGAAGCTCTAGCTATGCCGCAGGATCTTATATATATGTATTAAGCGGATTGCATATCGCTCATTTAATAGGGGGAATTATTGTTTCTATTGTTGTAATGATAAAAGCTTATCTGAACCTGTACAGTTCAAAAAACATTTTAGGAATTGAGCTTTGCTCTATCTTCTGGCATTTCCTTGCGATATTATGGTTGTTCTTATATTTGTTTTTAGGATACAACTAAGTATTTAGGCTTTATAAGTCTTCTACCAGAATTATTAAGGCGTAATCATTTCTTTCGATAATTAATTTGTGTCTGGATTCTTCTCCAGAACTTATTTGAATTATATCTCCTTCAATAAAACGCTTTAACTGTCCGCTGAAATTGATACTAAAGTTACCCTCTAGTACATATCCTAAATGAGCCTTTAAACACCAATCATTTTCAATAAATCCAGTTGAGTACTCGGCAAGCTTCAACTTCTTATTACCCTCTATAAATTCTTTGTACCGAATACCTCTATCGAGATCTATCCAAGGCCTTTTTTCAAAATCCTCTCGGGTTGTTTCCATATTGATAATTTTGATCAACTGATCCATAAAAAAAGCCGTCTCTACAATTAGAGACGGCTTAATTCAATAAACTCTTTCTACTTCTGCTCTAGAGCTTCAACGGTACCAGTTGCAGCAGCTTTTTCTACTCTCGTAGTCTCGTAAAAATCTTTAGTCATTAAACCCGTAACCAGTATTAAAACGTTAATTGCCAAGCCTAGAATTGTTATTTTCGCAACAGTTTTAAAACTAAACAAACCTAAGTATGATATTAGTATTATCATACTAATTGAAATTGTAATAGTTAAACGAATCATGTGATCCATCGCACCATATACAGAAGCTAATGCACCTATAACAAATGTGAACATTAATAAAAATCCGGCTGTACCCAATTTATTATGCTCCATAAACACTTCCATTTCACTCATTGATTCGTTATTACTAGAACTTGACATGCTTTTATTTTTTAATTCGTTTATAAATGTAGTTACTATTTAATTAAGTTAAGAGGCAAATTATCAACTTTCAATATTTTCTTGTTTCATCTTATTCTTGTAAATAAAATATCCAACACCACCTATTAATAGATATGGGATAGCCATCATATATAGTATACCATTATTAATTCCACCACCGATCCCTTCTTCATTAGATTCTATCGTTGCCTTACACATGGCACATTGAGCAGAAACATCGGACTGAATATATAATATTGCAATAAACAAGAGCAAAATTGTGATAACCGTTTTCATAATTATGAATTTAGTTGTTTATCCCTTTTTCTCCATTCTTCTGTTTTCAATACTTTAATGTCATCCATTAATCGGTTTACATCTGTTGAATCACTCACATTATAATAACCCCTTATACGTCGACTTTTGTCAAACAGTAACATTTGCTGTAAATGTTTTATTGAACCTGGAGTTAATGCTTCTCCATTTAGTTCAATCATTAATCTACGATGCCCCATCAATAAACTATCACTAGTATCAATAGGCTTGAGCACGTGCCAAGTTTCGCCATTAATGTGGCATTTTGAAACATATTCATCAAAACTTTGATTCTTATCCATTCCAACCATCATCTGAACATAATGGACATCATGAGTTTTCCTATACTCATACTGAACCTTCATTAATTTTCTAGACGACTCTGTGCATTTATACTTACAGTTGATAAAATGATATCCAATTACTACAATTTTATCATGTAGAACAGAATCGTTAAACGAAGTATTGTTCTGATCTTCAAATTCAATGTTTTGGGGAAACATTGTAATTTCTACTCCATTAACGTTAGAATTTGCAATAGGTAATGGATGGAAGTTATGTTCCGCAGAACCGAATACACCCAACAATATGATTGGGGTAATCATTATTACAAGAAGGAGTACTTTAGTTTTAACCCAAGACGTGCTTATTGCCATCGATGCCTATTACCACAAGTACATTAATCTACCGTCGCCAGCCAACCAAGCTTCATTAAAAACGATAAAAACTAAGTACAAGATAAAAGATGTGTAAGGAACAAGTAACACATACTTAAATCCTTTTCGTTCTTCTCCAAGGTGCATAAAGCTCATGATAATCATGCCAGCTTTAATTAATGTAAGGACGATGAAACCGATTTTAATCATCTCCCATCCCATTCCATTTTTGGCTCCCCAAACACCCATACCTACTTCAATAAGAGTAAGTAAACTTAGAATGCCAGTGATTTTAAAAATTTCTTTTCTTAATTCTACACCTTTCTCTTCGCTATGCTCTGCACCTAACGAATATTCTATAATGTCATCTCTTTCCATAGTAGTAGTCTTTTAAGCTTACAATAAGTAAAACGCGGTGAATACAAATACCCAAACCAAATCCACAAAATGCCAGTACAATCCTGTTTTTTCAACCATTTCGTAATGTCCTCTTTTATGGTATATACCTTTCGCTACACCAATTAGAATAATGATATTTATTAATATACCACTTGAAACGTGAAACCCGTGAAATCCTGTAATAAAGAAGAAGAAATCGGCGTATTGCTGCGGACCATATTCATTCTCTGTAAGGTTAGCACCATGAACATGATGACCTTCTTCTATTTTTGTAACAGCTGTTGCCCCCGTATAAACATCATCAACCTTAACTCCTCCAGCAGTAACTCCAGTAACTCTAAATTCAGCATCATCAGTCCACTCCGCAATTTTATGCGCATGGTCATCAGAACTTTCATAAATATTTCCTCTTGTTCCATCTATATATGTATACACACCTTCTTCTGTTCCATGAATAAAGTGTCCCCATTCCCAAACTTGAGAAAGAACAAAGAACAAACCTCCAATCACAGTCATACCTAGCCAAAACTGAACTCCTTTCTTATCTAACCTATGACCTGCTTCAACGGCTAATACCATTGTAACAGAACTTACAATTAGAATAAATGTCATTAACGCTACATACATCAATGGTAGATTAGCATGTCCTGTAAAAGGGAATGCATGAAATACATCTTCAGCAGCAGGCCATACATCTACGTATTTCTGACGAGCAAAACCAAGTGCAGTTAACAAACCACCAAATGTTAGCGCATCTGATACTAAGAAAAACCACATCATCATTTTTCCATAACTCATACTGAATGGTGATCTGCCACCTTCCCAGAGTTCTTCTTGCGAAATGTCTTTTGTTACTTCTCCTGCCATTGTAATTTATTTAGCTATTAAATAATTTTCTTAATTCTATTAGTGATAATCCTCACCCATATCTTTTTCTCCTTCTGCCAAAGCTTCAGTCTGAAGACAGAAATCTTCTGGTTTACCAGGCTTAGAGTAATCATATGCCCATCTTTTTACAATTGGCAACGGTCCATTCCAGTTACCATGTATATGTTCTACCGGTGTAGTCCATTCCAATGTATTTGCTCTCCATGGATTCTGAACAGCCTTTTCACCTTTAAAGATGCTATAGAAGAAGTTCACTAAGAAAATCCCTTGAGATATAGTTCCACCTATTGCAAAAATAGATACTAAGAAGTTAAGATCAACAAAGTCATCCTGGAAAGGGAACTCTGTGTTTGAGTAATATCGTCTAGGAACACCTGCTAATCCTAAGAAATGCTGCGGAAAGAATGTACCATAAGCACAGATAAACGTGAACCAGAAATGAATATACCCCCAAGTCTTGTTCATCATTCTTCCATACAACTTAGGATACCAGTGATATACACCTGCAAACATCGCAAGTACTGCAGA encodes:
- a CDS encoding cytochrome c oxidase subunit 3, with translation MSTIDLVAQDKRTAYQKSAKMLLWVGMGSMSMAFAGLTSAYIVSSGEPSWIVTAIPPAFTTSTIIILLSSISMWYTQKSARKDDLKGIKLAITTTFLLGLAFIYTQIQGYSQLIDNGVFFGGSSSYAAGSYIYVLSGLHIAHLIGGIIVSIVVMIKAYLNLYSSKNILGIELCSIFWHFLAILWLFLYLFLGYN
- a CDS encoding sigma-70 family RNA polymerase sigma factor; its protein translation is MPADQEREIQTVVKKEEKRLLNFIKSRVGNQIEAEDILQDVFYQLVKTVQLNEPIDQISSWMFRVARNKIIDLFRKKKTESLESIVSRNDKDGVSLNVSDWLPSNDESPDGQFAHKVIMEQIKEALAELPIEQSEVFEMHELDGLSFNQIADITGEAVNTLISRKRYAVLFLRKRLQGIYNELINN
- a CDS encoding response regulator, with the protein product MSVKESIISTNILLVDDSETNVMLAKMMLTTLNCHIECASDGEEAIHLYEDDTFGIIIMDIQMPVMDDVTTYINLKGLNAKLPPVVALTHFHRMTKYNNLIEIGFSAVYEKPITIELCKTIISEWKSNTMEQTSI
- a CDS encoding ABC transporter substrate-binding protein; the protein is MLKACSFLPAATKIIKDLGLDDNLLGVTFECDSDKPVVLISLIDSHRLSSKEIDQIVKEAHHGSNSLNEIEIALFEELGPDVVFTQDLCDVCQIDSVAVTKGLAGLANQPKIVSLNPKSFYDVLNDIELVAYELGVPEKGEALRLDISERLKKNRSRLANAPIRKVAFLEWADPIFNAGHWIPDQIREANGLDDLANTNLPSIEISLESIFEYDPEVLVFAPCGFDTERAFEGLVVLKNNPNWGNLKAVNNGEVYVADSKYFTQPSSLLIDGIEILSHLFHPELVPIKPALNNAFKAV
- a CDS encoding cytochrome C oxidase subunit IV family protein; this encodes MERDDIIEYSLGAEHSEEKGVELRKEIFKITGILSLLTLIEVGMGVWGAKNGMGWEMIKIGFIVLTLIKAGMIIMSFMHLGEERKGFKYVLLVPYTSFILYLVFIVFNEAWLAGDGRLMYLW
- a CDS encoding cytochrome c oxidase subunit 3, whose protein sequence is MAGEVTKDISQEELWEGGRSPFSMSYGKMMMWFFLVSDALTFGGLLTALGFARQKYVDVWPAAEDVFHAFPFTGHANLPLMYVALMTFILIVSSVTMVLAVEAGHRLDKKGVQFWLGMTVIGGLFFVLSQVWEWGHFIHGTEEGVYTYIDGTRGNIYESSDDHAHKIAEWTDDAEFRVTGVTAGGVKVDDVYTGATAVTKIEEGHHVHGANLTENEYGPQQYADFFFFITGFHGFHVSSGILINIIILIGVAKGIYHKRGHYEMVEKTGLYWHFVDLVWVFVFTAFYLL